A genomic stretch from Malus domestica chromosome 15, GDT2T_hap1 includes:
- the LOC139192441 gene encoding uncharacterized protein: MLTCKRGCWQISGDGYLQWGRMSNKNTTSSQGSSQQRRLPASLPPPKQEPIPGSSALAITNRFTPLGSTLGSIRPNYQTALVNQYDPFSSTYRQSPSPSVSYTKTSPYVIKPSKEYLFSIPLNYKNLKTPEVIAKKMFPTNSHFQPSEFHKTLKYYTTILNETSSITIKPIFDKTPGNQNKILYHSLTINKFLIESEWGVPLFQPKPFKSNTFPSHSNHYTYFDYIQAWTNIFLHQSEDFSHSWFITFDRSFRLNFLAWFPRWWSDHGLISDLMPDDFKQVLSGIFQKKFDRTRFDEGIPLFALFMAKYKVPWILRWNYEIESNQVFRQRMIKWWDKFNHQKIIEVVLRDFPAETSPIPAVAAPSAEALPEPTKEEIESLSDISHSSSLKGKAKSSKSSSSSKKKKTSKLKALAKILMKELQEENEDSSDSDNSSDASSQCAVATQGNIFPPDSQDPYEF; this comes from the exons ATGCTTACGTGTAAACGAGGATGCTGGCAAATCTCAGGAGATGGTTATCTTCAGTG GGGAAGAATGTCTAATAAAAACACAACTTCTTCACAAGGCAGTAGCCAACAAAGGAGGCTTCCAgcctcattaccaccaccaaaacaggAACCTATTCCCGGTTCCTCGGCCTTAGCCATTACCAATAGATTTACTCCATTAGGATCAACTCTAGGAAGTATCCGACCAAATTACCAAACAGCGTTAGTAAACCAGTATGATCCTTTCTCTTCTACCTACAGGCAATCGCCATCTCCCTCAGTAAGCTATACCAAAACATCCCCTTACGTTATTAAACCTTCCAAAGAGTATCTCTTCAGTATACCCCTCAACTacaaaaacctgaaaacaccTGAGGTCATAGCCAAAAAGATGTTTCCAACCAATTCCCATTTTCAACCAAGTGAATTCCACAAAACCCTCAAATACTATACCACCATACTTAATGAGACTTCATCcatcaccataaaaccaattttcgatAAAACCCCTGGTAACCAAAACAAAATCCTGTACCATTCCCTTACCATTAACAAATTCTTGATAGAATCAGAATGGGGAGTACCTCTCTTTCAACCCAAACCATTTAAAAGTAATACCTTTCCTAGCCACTCAAACCATTATACCTATTTTGATTACATTCAAGCTTGGACTAATATTTTCTTGCACCAATCAGAAGATTTTAGTCACTCATGGTTTATAACCTTTGATCGAAGTTTCAGATTGAATTTTCTTGCATGGTTCCCCAGATGGTGGTCAGATCATGGCCTTATCTCCGATCTCATGCCGGATGATTTCAAGCAAGTCTTATCAGGCATTTTCCAGAAGAAATTCGATAGAACACGTTTTGATGAAGGAATTCCTTTGTTCGCCCTATTCATGGCAAAGTACAAGGTCCCATGGATCCTCCGTTGGAACTACGAGATTGAATCCAATCAAGTCTTCCGACAAAGAATGATCAAGTGGTGGGACAAATTCAACCATCAGAAGATTATAGAAGTTGTGCTCAGAGACTTCCCAGCGGAAACCTCACCAATACCTGCAGTCGCAGCCCCATCTGCTGAAGCCCTACCTGaaccaaccaaggaagaaaTTGAATCATTATCGGACATTAGTCATTCTTCCTCCCTAAAAGGCAAGGCCAAATCATCCAAATCTTCAAGCAGTtcgaaaaagaagaagacttCAAAGCTCAAGGCTCTAGCCAAAATCCTCATGAAAGAATtgcaagaagaaaatgaagatagTTCGGACTCCGACAATTCTTCAGACGCTTCATCCCAGTGCGCAGTAGCTACACAAGGAAATATTTTCCCTCCTGATTCTCAAGACCCTTacgagttttga